Sequence from the Deltaproteobacteria bacterium genome:
ATCGATGGCAGGTCGCGCAAATGCATAACCTGCGGCGCCCCGACCTATGCTGAAACCTGTAGCTATTGCCGCCTGAAGGAGACGGTTGCCAAAGCCCGGAGACGAACCGAAAAAAAATCCGGCTAATAAAAATCCAGGAGAAAACATGGCAGGCCGACATCCGAGAGGGCCGTTGCAGGCAGGCGAAGATATCATCCTGATCGATCCGAAAGGCGAGGAGCATCTTCTGACGCTCACTCCGGGAAAACCGTTCGGAACTCATAAGGGAAACATCCTTCACGACGACATAATCGGCAAACCGGACGGAAGCATCGTTTGGACTGCGAGGGGAACCGCATATCGTGTATTCCGCCCCACGTTCAACCAATACATCCTCAACCTCAAGCGCCACGCACAGATTATCTATCCCAAGGATATCGGGCCGATCCTCCTTTGGGCGGACATTTTCCCCGGGGCAACGGTGATCGAAGCCGGTATCGGATGGGGAGCGCTGACGATCAAGTTACTCGAAGCTGTCGGTCCCGCGGGACGAGTCGTCTCTTACGAAATCAGGGAGGATTTCGCGGAGAGCGGGAAAAGGACCGTAACGAGATTTTTGGGAGATTGCCAAAATCTCGAAGTCAAGGTGCGGGACATTTACTCCGGTATCGAGGAAAAGGAGGTGGATCGGATCGTACTCGATCTGCCGGAGCCGTGGCGGGCCGTCGAGCATGCCGTCGCGGCGCTGGTTCCGGGTGGAATCGTGCTGTCCTATCTTCCGTCCACGATCCAGGTGAAGCAGATGGTCGATCGCCTTGCAGAACAGGGATCCTTCAGCGAACCTGAAGTATTCGAAGTGATTCACCGTCCCTGGCACGTCAAAGGCCTGTCTGTCCGACCCGTCCAGTGGATGTTCTCTCACTCGGCCTTCATCATCACAAGCCGGAAAATTCAATAACTCATTTTCAAAAACAGGGACGTTCTTAAAAACTTCGTCTCTCGGATTTCTTCGTTTTTAGAAGATAACTCGCGCTGGATTCCGAAATTCCAAGCCATCGAGCCAATTTTACAACCGGGAAATTCAATTCCTTCTTGCACATGTTAAGCAATTCCCTTCTGGCATTGACCTCACAATATCTTCTTCCTCCATCCATGATTATTTCCGCAGGAACTCCGGTTTGTGCAGATACATGACGCAATATTTCACAAAATACTTCCGGGGGTTTCCCATCATCATTGAATCGGGTAGTTGCATTATCGACCTCTCCGAATAAATTGCGCTTTTCTCTCTCGATACAACCATTCCCTGCGGAATATATCGTGTATCCGAATTCGACAAACTTACGGTATTCAATCTTCCAGTTTTCCCGGCCTCCATCAGAAAATAAACTCTCCAAGGTTTCGAAATCCATCCAACCTGCGGAATCAGACAATAGTTCCTCGTGTCCTGTCCATGGATATTTCGCAAGATCCTCAATTGAATGGACAAGGCCAGACCTGACTGGATTCAGATGTATATAACGGATTGCAGCAAGCAAATGGGATTCCTTAATGATGTGTCGGGATTTGTATCGGTTTTGAAAAAGATGTCCCGCACGCATGTGTCTGTCATTGAAATATAGGGAATATCCTGTCAGCAAACATCGCATGAAGAACGGAAGATTTCCACCATCACTGATGACGAGAAAATGAAAATGATTCTCCATCAAAGCCCAAGCAATGCAACGAACTTTCCATCTGGGTACGTTTGACAAAACACGTTGTAGGAAAACCGTCCGGTCCCAATCATCGAAAAATATTTTTCGCTTCTCGATTCCACGTGCGTAAACGTGATGAACCGCTCCGGGGAAATCGACCCTTGGGCTTCTTGACATGTTGAAATAACAATCAATAATCGGGCCATTCATAAAACAGAGACAAGCATGGGGTAAATCTAAGGGGGAAATATACCTTTAAGCACGGAACTTTTTAAGAACGTCCCTGTTTTGGGGGTTGGAAATTGCGGAAAAAATCGAAGGTATGGGAAAGACCGACCGAAAAGCCGACCTTCGGGGAGTAGCCTATCAGGTCCTTCGCAAGGGAAATATCGGCGAGGGAATCGCGTACGTCTCCAGTGCGCGAAGGCTCGAATTTCGGAGTGACACGCCGGCCCGCCAACCCGTAAATGATCTCGAGGATATCGAGGAGGGAGATCCGCTCTCCGCAGGCGATATTTACCACCTTCCCGCACGCGGAGGCAGGTGCTTTGCTTGCAAGAATGTTGGCTTCAATAACGTTGTCGACGTACGTGAAATCGCGTGTCTGGAGGCCATCCCCGTAAACCGTCGGGGGATTTCCGGACAGCACGGAAGTGATGAACCTGGGTATGACGGCAGCGTACGTCGATTTCGGATCCTGCTTCGGGCCGAACACGTTGAAATAACGCAGCGCCACCGTCTCCAACCCGTACACTTCATAGAAGATCCGCATGTAATGTTCGCCTGCGAGTTTCTGCAAGGCGTAGGGACTTTTGGGAGAGGGCTTCATAGACTCGCGCTTGGGAAGTTCGGGAGTGTCTCCGTAAGCGGATGAGGAGGCGGCGAAAACGACCCGCCGGACCCCGGCGTCCCTGGCGGCGACGAGAAGGTTGACCGTCCCTTCCACGTTGATCGAGTTCGAGAGAACCGGGTCCGCCACCGAACGGGGCACGGAGGGAAGAGCCCCCTGATGCAGGATATACTCGGTCCCCTCGCACGCCTTGCGTGTTGCAACCAGGTCACGCAGATCCCCTTCAAAAAGTTCAAACGAGCCGGCGAACCTCTCCGCGTATCCAGCAATGTTTTCACGTTTCCCGGTAAGGAAGTTGTCCATGATCCGGACCTTGTGCCCTGCCGCAAGCAACGCTTCGGTCAGATTGGACCCGATGAATCCCGCCCCGCCGGTTACGAGATAATTCATGATCGATCGCCTGTATCGTCAATATTATTTACGATAACAAAATACATATCCGCACCCCCGTACAAAAAGTCAAGGAACGTCCCCATTTTTAAGGAAAAGCTCAGGAACGTCCCCGTTTTTAGGTATTCATAGCTTGATGATGTTGTCGCCGGTGTAGCCCTTCAGGGCGTTTCGGGTGTCGACGACCGCCTTGGATTCGCGGGCGATCAGTTCCCGGTCGAACTGTTCATGGTCGGTCACCAGCACCACGCAATCGGCCTTCCGCAGTGTGGCGGCCGAAAACTTCTCTCCCTTCATGCGGATCCCGTGCTCGTTCAGCTCCGGAACGAACGGATCGCTGTAGGAAAGGATCGCGCCCTTCTTCATCAGGAGCTGCAGGATGTCCAGCGCCGGGGACTCCCTCACGTCGCTTATGTTCTTCTTGTAGGCGACGCCGAGGACCAGGATCTTCGCCCCGTTTATCGATTTCCTGAACCGGTTGAGCGCGTCGCCGACCTTCCCGACGACGAAATGCGGCATTTGCGCGTTGATCACTCCCGCCAGCTCGATGAAGCGCGACTCGAAGCCGAACTGTTTCGCCTTCCACGACAGGTAGAACGGGTCCAGCGGGATGCAGTGGCCGCCTATCCCCGGCCCCGGGTAGAACGGCATGAACCCGAACGGTTTTGTCTTCGCCGCGTCGATCACCTCCCAGACGTCGATCCCCATGCGGTCGCACATGAGCGCGATCTCGTTCACCAGCCCGATATTCACCGAGCGGAAGGTGTTCTCCAGCAGCTTGACCATCTCCGCGACCGACGAGCAGGAGACCGGATGGACGTTCTGAAGCACGCCGCCGTAAAGCGTCGCCGCCATCTTCGAGCACTTCGGCGTAACGCCTCCGACCACTTTGGGGATGTTCTTCGTCGTGTACTGGGCGTTTCCGGGGTCCACACGCTCCGGCGAAAACGCCAGGAAAATGTCCCGCCCGACCTTGAACCCCTTCTGCTCGAACATAGGCACGAGCACCTCGTCGGTCGTCCCGGGATAGGTGGTGCTTTCCAGGACGATGAGCATGTCCTTGTGGAGGTACTTCACTACCTGTTCCGCCGCATTGACGATATAGGAAAGATCGGGGTCCTTCGTCTTGCGAAGCGGAGTGGGAACGCAGATATTCACGGTGTCGGCCTCCGCCAGCGCCGAGAAATCGGTGGTCGCGCGAAGGAGACCGGCCTCCACTGCCGCGGCGATGGATTCGGACGGGATGTCTCCGATGTACGATTTCCCGGCCCGTATCGTGCGGACCTTCACTCCGTCCACGTCGATGCCGATCACCTGAATGCCGGCGTCCGCATACTCCACCGCGAGGGGCAGTCCCACGTACCCCAGGCCGATCACCGCCGCCGTGAAATTCTTTCTCTTCAGCCGTGAAAGCAGGTTCCCACGGGCAATCGCCGCTGTCATCCATTCACCTCCGTATGTCGGTCCGGATTAGATAATATATCGGATTTTTCCTTTACGGGCTTTAGTTTCCCTCGCGTTATCCCACGCTTTACTCACCCCGCCGATGGGTTTGAAACCGAAAACCGGATCTTGAATCAAAGAAAAGGAATTCGCGGTTTTTCCGATCAGCGCAATCAAACGTCACAAGAAAGGGGAGCCAGGGCATGTATCCGGTGTGGGAAGTGCCCAGCCTGAGCGCGGGGGTCCTGTTGGGCCTTATCGCGGCGTTTCACATGCTGCCGTCGCACCTGTCGACGAGCGCGATGTGGTTCAACATCTACGTGGAAACGAAAGCGTACCGGGAAAATCGGCCCGAGCTCCTGGAATTCATTCGAAAATACACCTTAATGATACTTGTTTTTGCTTACGTCCTCGGCTCGCTGAGCGGCGTCGGCATCTGGTACGCGGCGACCGTCGCGAACCCCAGAGGGATATCCGGACTGATCCACAATTACGTGTGGGGATGGGCGACAGAATGGGTCTTCTTCATCATAGAGGTCGTCGGCATCTTCACCTATTACTACACGTTCGGCAAGGTGGACCGGAAGACCCACCTCAAGATCGGCTGGATCTTCGCGATCGGCTCATGGACGACGATGATCATCATAGTCGGCATCCTGGCCTTCATGGCCTCGCCGGGGAAATGGCCCGCGACGGGAAATTTCTTCGACGGTTTCTTCAACCAGACGTACTGGCCCCAGCTTCTGATGAGGACCTCCCTGATGTTCGCCATCGCCGCGACTTACGCTATCGCGGTTGCGACCAAACTTTCCGATGATGCCGCAAAGTCCTTCATCATCAGGACGGCGTCAAAGTGGGGCATCGGCGGGCTGGTCCTGGGGAGCGTCTTCACGCTGCTATATATAAAAACCCTTCCCGCCGCCGCCGGAAACGTTCTGGGCATGGCGTCGTTCCTGCTGCCGGGCCTGAAAACGGGGATGCTCGTTTCGCTCGGATTGCTGATCCTTTATTTCGTCTACGCGAATTTCAAGCCCCTTACGCTCAGGCTGATCCCCGCGATCCTCGCCATCGCAGTCCTTTTCGGAGGGATCTGGTCGATCGAACGGACCCGGGAAATGATCCGGAAACCGTACGTGATCCAGCAGTACATGTATTCGAACCAATTGATAGGCCACGATTTCCCGGCGAAGCAGGTGGTGGCCGAGACGAAGGCGATCAGCGAAAAAGGGATTCTCAAGGTTTCGCCCTACGTGCCGGACGGGTTGAGGGAAGTGACTGAAGGCAACAAGCTGGAAGCGGGCAAGTTGACCGCCCTGATACTCTGCTCCTCTTGCCATACGCTCGACGAATCCGGTATCAGGCCGATGCCGCAGATGATCAGGAGAATGGAGTTCAAGCCGCACGCAGAGGCGGCGACGGAGATCGGCGAGATCGCGGGGTTCATCGACACTCTCGGCGATTATCAGTACATGCCTCCATTCGCGGGGAGCGCGGCGGAGAAGGAAGCATTGGCTGCCTACTTGTATACGATCTCCCGGATCAAGTGAGGAGGGAACCATGGAAATCGGAGCCGTGCTGAAGACGTTGCAGGACCCGATGGGTGTGCCGTTCTACCCGGCAGTGTTCCAGGCGCTCATGGTGCTGACGTTCGCTCTTCATATAGTGCTCGTGAACCTGACGATAGGCTCTTCCTTCCTCTCGGTTTACGGCTATCTGAGAAACGACGAACGCTGGAAACGACTATCAGGATCTTTGGCGAAGGCGGTTACGATCAACGCCTCGATGTCCATTCTCCTCGGGGTCGCTCCGTTGCTGTTCGTACAGGTCCTGTACGATCCGTTCTGGTACTCGTCCAACCTTCTTTCCGCAGCATGGGTCATGGGCTTCCTGGTTATCATGGCGCTTGCGTATGGCTTTGCCTACATCTTCTACCTCGGCGGGAAAAAACCCGGAAAAGGAGCGGGCTTCGCCGCGTACGGAATTGCATCGTTCGCTTTCTTCCTTCTCGCAGGCGTTATCATGCATGTCCTCGGATACCAGCTCCTTCAGCCCGATAAATGGCTTGCGTGGTACGCGAAGGGCAACTCGGTCGACACCTCCGGGACATCCCTGCATGCGTTCCAGCTGCCGAGGTTCCTGCACTTCATCGTTCCGTCCTTCGCCATGACGGGGATTTTCCTCATGCTGTACTCGTGGTATTTCAAGAACCGGGAGGACATGGACAGTGAGTATCTGGCGTGGGTCGGAAACATGGGGGCCCGGATGGCGCTGTTCTTCACAGCAATCCAGGCGATCGTTGGCGCCTGGTGGCTTCTCGTCCTTCCCGCGGAATTCCGATTCGCGTCGAACCCGTTATTCGCGGCGGGAGCGTTGCTCGGCGCCGGCCTTCTGATTTTCCTCTATTTCGCGCAGAAAGACCCGGCACGATTCGCCGTGCCGGCAGGCATGGCCGGACTGGCTGCCGTCCTGGGGATGTCCGCCACGAGAGAAGCGCTCAGGATGAAGTATGCAGGGCGCTTCGCCTACTCCATTTTCGACTACAAGGTCAACCTGGACTTCGGAAGCACGGCTCTGTTCCTGGCGACCTTTGTCATGGGGCTGGTGATCGTATCGTATCTTCTTGCAGTCGCGTTCCAGTCGGGAAGAGTTGCGGGACCTTATGAGGCGAGCCCCTCGCTCCAGAAACTTGGAAAGGCCGGCATCGCCCTGCTTCTACTGTGGATCGTAGTTGTGGCCGGGCTGGGGGTCGTCATCACGGTGAGAAACTTCCTGTGATGAACATGTAGACGGCTTTGCCGCGAGGTCCCGTTTGCTCACGAGACCCCGCGACAGCGTTTCACCTACGCGGATTTCAGCTTTTTGATCTCAGCGATCAACTCGGGCACCGCCTTGAACAGGTCGGCCACCAGACCGTAGTCCGCCACCTGGAAGATCGGCGCCTCCTCGTCCTTGTTGATGGCGACGATCACCTTGGAGTCCTTCATTCCGGCAAGGTGCTGGATGGCGCCGGAGATCCCGAGCGCGAAGTAGAGTTCCGGGGCGACGATCTTACCCGTCTGTCCCACCTGCCAGTCGTTGGGGGCCCACCCGGCGTCCACCGCCGCGCGCGATGCCCCGATCGCACCGCGGAACAGGTCGGCGAGCTCTTCTACCAGTTTGAAATTCTCCTGGGCCTTGATGCCGCGCCCCGCGGAGATGACGACCCGCGCTTCGGTGAGCTCCGGACGCTCGGATTTCGTCTCCTGCCGCGAGACGAAGGCGCTGCCGCCCGCGTCCGCCGCCACGCTCACCGATTCGACCGGCGCCTTTGCGCCGCTCTGAGCAGCCGCGTCGAACGCCGTCTGCCTAACCGTTAAGAGCAGCGGGGAGCCGGAAAGTTCCACCGTCGCGATCGCGTTTCCGGCGTACATCGGCCGCTTTACAAGGAGTTTCTCCCCTTCCTTCGCAAGCCCGACGATATCGCTCGCAAGCGGCGCGTCGAGCAGCCCCGACAGGCGCGGCATGAAGTCCTTTCCGAAGGTGGAAGCCGGGGCGAAGACTGCGCCGTACCCTTTTTCCCTTACGACCTGCTCCACAGCCGGCGCAAATGTCACAGCCAGGTACTTTGCGAATGCAGCTCCATCGCCGATGAGTACTTTCCGAACTCCATGGCTGGCCACCGTGTCCGCAACGGAAGCGGCGCCACTTCCGAGGACCAGCGCGTCCACTTCTCCTCCCGACATCTCTGAATACGTCTTCGCCGCCGTGATCGTCGACAGGGTGGTCTTCTTGAACGCCCCTTCCTGATGCTCCACGACAACCAGTATGTCCGCCATTTCAGCTACCCTCCTCCTCAAAATCAGGGACACTCTCAAGAACAGGGACGAACCTAAAAACGGGGACGTTCCTGAGTTTTTTCAAATAAATGTGGTAAAAAAAAACTCAGGAACGTCCCCGTTTTTAGGTTCGTCCCTGTTTTTGTCACAGGACTTTAGCTTCGTTCTTGAGCTTGTTCACCAGCTCGGCGACATCGGCCACCCTCCGGCCTCCCGCCCGCTCCTTGGGAGGCGCGAGGGAAAGAACACGGACCTTGGGCGCGGCATCCACCCCAAGCGAAGCGCCGGGGATAACCTTAAGTTCTTTCTTTTTCGCCTTCATGATCCCGGGGAGAGATGCATAGCGGGGCTCGTTCAGCCGCAGGTCGGTCGTCACGACTGCTGGCAGCGGAACCTCGATCGTCTCCAGCCCGCCGTCCACCTCCCGAGTTACGTGCGCCTTTTTTCCGTCCGACACGAGTTCCACTTTCGATGCGAAAGTCGCCTGTGGCCAGGAAAGGATTGCCGCAAGGATCTGTCCCACCTGGTTGTTGTCGTCGTCGACCGCCTGCTTTCCCATCAGGACCAGGTCGGGCTTCTCCAGCTCGACTGCCTTCGACATGAACTTGGCGACTGCCAGGCTATCCAGGCCTTTCCCGGTCTCCACCAGTATCGCGCGGTCCGCCCCCATAGCAAGCGCCGTGCGGATCTGCTGCTCTCCATCCTTCGGCCCGACGGATAGAATCACCACCTCGCCGCCCTGCTTCTCCTTTATCCTCAACCCTTCCTCGACAGCGATTTCGCAGAACGGGTTGATCACCATTTTCACGTTGTCCAGGACGACCCCGCTGCCGTCCGGCTTTATCTTCACCTTCTCGTCCGGGTTGGGGACGGGCTTGATCGCCACGATAATCTTCAATCCGCACCTCCTGCATTGCGCGATTCGCATTGCTGTGTGGAACAGGGGGATGATACCGAAAAGAAGAGCCGGGAATCAACTAAAAAATGAATGGCTATTCAGTAAGCAGAAAGGGAAGGAAGAGGGGAAGGAAAGCCGAAGCGAGGGCGCCCGCGCCGCCGCCCGCGGTGTCCGAGACCCAGTCCAAAACGTCCATCGATCGCCCCGGGATCCAGTGCTGATGGATTTCGTCGACCGCGCCGACTATAGACGCGAAAACAATGCCGGCCAGGATCGCCGCCCCCGTCCTGCGGCCGGATTCCCGCTGCCACAACGCGCAAAGGAACCCCATAACGCCGTAAAAAACGAAGTGGGCGATCTTGTCCAGGTAAGGCAGGGAGATATCCACTTGCGGATTCGGCAAGGAGGTCAGCATGAACGTGAACGCCACCCATAGGACGAGCAATGTGAGATAGATTCGTCTTCGGGCCATCACAAAAACAGGGACGTTCTTAAAAACTCTGCCGCACGATAATAGTTATTCATTTCAGGACGCAGTTCCAATTGTGCCGATTTATCTGATTTTTTCACATTCACCCACTCGACTTTTCAAGAACGTCCCTGTTTTTGTGCTCGACTTTTTAAGAACGTCCCTGTTTTTGTGGGCCGGATTTTGTGAGTCTTTTTTCCGACCCGGTTCTCGGGTCCGGTTTTTGAAGTCAGGCGCGGCCCCGGCGGGAGTACCACTGGTCGTAGAACTTCAAGTATTCGCCGGACTGCACGGCGCGCCACCAGGACTCGTTCTCCAGGTACCAGCGAACGGTTTCCCGCACTCCTTCCTCGAACGGTACTTCAGGGATAACTCCCAGCTCCCGGCGCGCCTTCGTGTCGTCTATCGCGTACCGGCGGTCGTGGCCGGGCCGGTCCGGCACGAACTTCATGAGCGACTCGGGCTTTCCTAAAAATGAAAGGAGCATCTTCGTGATCTCGATGTTCGTCCGCTCGTTGCCGCCGCCAATATTGTAGACCTCCCCGGGACGTCCGCGCATGAGCACAGCCTCGATGGCGCGGGAGTGGTCGTCCACGTGGATCCAGTCGCGGACGTTCATGCCGTCTCCGTACACCGGCACCTGCCTGTTCTCCCGAAGCAGCGTGATGAAAAACGGGATCAGTTTCTCGGGGAATTGATACGGCCCGTAATTGTTAGAGCACCGCGTCACGATGGCGGGAAAACCGTACGTCTTGAACCATGCGCGGACGAGGAGATCCGCCGCCGTCTTGCTGGCCGCGTACGGGGAGTTCGGGTGAAGTGGCGATTCCTCCGTGAACTTCCCTTGCGGTCCCAGCGAGCCGTAGACCTCATCGGTGGAAATCTGGATATAGCGGGCGATCCCCCCATTGCGCGCGGCTTCCAGCAGGGTCTGTGTTCCCAGAACGTTCGTCTTCAGGAACAGCGACGGATCGTCGATGCTGCGGTCGACATGCGTTTCCGCTGCGAAGTTGACCATGGCATCGGGCTTTTCGACCGACAGGATCTCCCCGATGCGAGCAGCGTTGCAGATATCCTCACGGTAAAATCGATACCGCTCGTCATCTTCCAGCTCTTTCAGATTTGCCGGATTCCCCGCGTAGGTGAGCTTGTCGACGTTTACGACCCGCCAGTCCTCGTGCGCGCCGAGTATGTACCGGATAAAGTTGGAGCCGATGAACCCGGCTCCTCCCGCGACCATGAGCTTCAGGCCGTTCTCCTTCATCCGTCTTTCCTCTCCCATGAGTACGGTATGTCGTTCTTGTGGGGATCGACCCGGAATTCGTCGGGCTCCTTATAATTGTACGTCTCCGTGGGGATGTTGATGAGGAGCGCCTCCTCCGTGCCTATCGCCTTGAAACCGTGGTAAACCAGCGGAGGGATGACGAGAAGCACCGGCCGATGCTCCCCCAGGAAGAACTCGTTCACCTCTCCCTTCGTCGGTGATCCGTCGCGGGAATCGTAGAGCACCACCTTCATCATCCCCTTGACGACGCAAAAGTGGTCCGTCTGGACCCTGTGATAATGCCAGGCTTTTACGACCCCGGGGTACCCGGTCGTGAGATAAACCTGGCCGAATTTACTGAAGAACGCGTCGTCCGCCCGCATGATTTCCATCAGCCGCCCGCGCTCGTCCGGGATCACCTTGAGCTGCTTGATCGTGACTCCGTCGATCATTTTCCGCTCCTCGATCGCGA
This genomic interval carries:
- a CDS encoding tRNA (adenine-N1)-methyltransferase, which encodes MAGRHPRGPLQAGEDIILIDPKGEEHLLTLTPGKPFGTHKGNILHDDIIGKPDGSIVWTARGTAYRVFRPTFNQYILNLKRHAQIIYPKDIGPILLWADIFPGATVIEAGIGWGALTIKLLEAVGPAGRVVSYEIREDFAESGKRTVTRFLGDCQNLEVKVRDIYSGIEEKEVDRIVLDLPEPWRAVEHAVAALVPGGIVLSYLPSTIQVKQMVDRLAEQGSFSEPEVFEVIHRPWHVKGLSVRPVQWMFSHSAFIITSRKIQ
- a CDS encoding transposase yields the protein MSRSPRVDFPGAVHHVYARGIEKRKIFFDDWDRTVFLQRVLSNVPRWKVRCIAWALMENHFHFLVISDGGNLPFFMRCLLTGYSLYFNDRHMRAGHLFQNRYKSRHIIKESHLLAAIRYIHLNPVRSGLVHSIEDLAKYPWTGHEELLSDSAGWMDFETLESLFSDGGRENWKIEYRKFVEFGYTIYSAGNGCIEREKRNLFGEVDNATTRFNDDGKPPEVFCEILRHVSAQTGVPAEIIMDGGRRYCEVNARRELLNMCKKELNFPVVKLARWLGISESSASYLLKTKKSERRSF
- a CDS encoding SDR family oxidoreductase — encoded protein: MNYLVTGGAGFIGSNLTEALLAAGHKVRIMDNFLTGKRENIAGYAERFAGSFELFEGDLRDLVATRKACEGTEYILHQGALPSVPRSVADPVLSNSINVEGTVNLLVAARDAGVRRVVFAASSSAYGDTPELPKRESMKPSPKSPYALQKLAGEHYMRIFYEVYGLETVALRYFNVFGPKQDPKSTYAAVIPRFITSVLSGNPPTVYGDGLQTRDFTYVDNVIEANILASKAPASACGKVVNIACGERISLLDILEIIYGLAGRRVTPKFEPSRTGDVRDSLADISLAKDLIGYSPKVGFSVGLSHTFDFFRNFQPPKQGRS
- a CDS encoding nucleotide sugar dehydrogenase gives rise to the protein MTAAIARGNLLSRLKRKNFTAAVIGLGYVGLPLAVEYADAGIQVIGIDVDGVKVRTIRAGKSYIGDIPSESIAAAVEAGLLRATTDFSALAEADTVNICVPTPLRKTKDPDLSYIVNAAEQVVKYLHKDMLIVLESTTYPGTTDEVLVPMFEQKGFKVGRDIFLAFSPERVDPGNAQYTTKNIPKVVGGVTPKCSKMAATLYGGVLQNVHPVSCSSVAEMVKLLENTFRSVNIGLVNEIALMCDRMGIDVWEVIDAAKTKPFGFMPFYPGPGIGGHCIPLDPFYLSWKAKQFGFESRFIELAGVINAQMPHFVVGKVGDALNRFRKSINGAKILVLGVAYKKNISDVRESPALDILQLLMKKGAILSYSDPFVPELNEHGIRMKGEKFSAATLRKADCVVLVTDHEQFDRELIARESKAVVDTRNALKGYTGDNIIKL
- a CDS encoding cytochrome C; its protein translation is MYPVWEVPSLSAGVLLGLIAAFHMLPSHLSTSAMWFNIYVETKAYRENRPELLEFIRKYTLMILVFAYVLGSLSGVGIWYAATVANPRGISGLIHNYVWGWATEWVFFIIEVVGIFTYYYTFGKVDRKTHLKIGWIFAIGSWTTMIIIVGILAFMASPGKWPATGNFFDGFFNQTYWPQLLMRTSLMFAIAATYAIAVATKLSDDAAKSFIIRTASKWGIGGLVLGSVFTLLYIKTLPAAAGNVLGMASFLLPGLKTGMLVSLGLLILYFVYANFKPLTLRLIPAILAIAVLFGGIWSIERTREMIRKPYVIQQYMYSNQLIGHDFPAKQVVAETKAISEKGILKVSPYVPDGLREVTEGNKLEAGKLTALILCSSCHTLDESGIRPMPQMIRRMEFKPHAEAATEIGEIAGFIDTLGDYQYMPPFAGSAAEKEALAAYLYTISRIK
- a CDS encoding electron transfer flavoprotein subunit alpha/FixB family protein, translating into MADILVVVEHQEGAFKKTTLSTITAAKTYSEMSGGEVDALVLGSGAASVADTVASHGVRKVLIGDGAAFAKYLAVTFAPAVEQVVREKGYGAVFAPASTFGKDFMPRLSGLLDAPLASDIVGLAKEGEKLLVKRPMYAGNAIATVELSGSPLLLTVRQTAFDAAAQSGAKAPVESVSVAADAGGSAFVSRQETKSERPELTEARVVISAGRGIKAQENFKLVEELADLFRGAIGASRAAVDAGWAPNDWQVGQTGKIVAPELYFALGISGAIQHLAGMKDSKVIVAINKDEEAPIFQVADYGLVADLFKAVPELIAEIKKLKSA
- a CDS encoding electron transfer flavoprotein subunit beta/FixA family protein → MKIIVAIKPVPNPDEKVKIKPDGSGVVLDNVKMVINPFCEIAVEEGLRIKEKQGGEVVILSVGPKDGEQQIRTALAMGADRAILVETGKGLDSLAVAKFMSKAVELEKPDLVLMGKQAVDDDNNQVGQILAAILSWPQATFASKVELVSDGKKAHVTREVDGGLETIEVPLPAVVTTDLRLNEPRYASLPGIMKAKKKELKVIPGASLGVDAAPKVRVLSLAPPKERAGGRRVADVAELVNKLKNEAKVL
- the vanZ gene encoding VanZ family protein, with the protein product MARRRIYLTLLVLWVAFTFMLTSLPNPQVDISLPYLDKIAHFVFYGVMGFLCALWQRESGRRTGAAILAGIVFASIVGAVDEIHQHWIPGRSMDVLDWVSDTAGGGAGALASAFLPLFLPFLLTE
- the rfbB gene encoding dTDP-glucose 4,6-dehydratase, whose protein sequence is MKLMVAGGAGFIGSNFIRYILGAHEDWRVVNVDKLTYAGNPANLKELEDDERYRFYREDICNAARIGEILSVEKPDAMVNFAAETHVDRSIDDPSLFLKTNVLGTQTLLEAARNGGIARYIQISTDEVYGSLGPQGKFTEESPLHPNSPYAASKTAADLLVRAWFKTYGFPAIVTRCSNNYGPYQFPEKLIPFFITLLRENRQVPVYGDGMNVRDWIHVDDHSRAIEAVLMRGRPGEVYNIGGGNERTNIEITKMLLSFLGKPESLMKFVPDRPGHDRRYAIDDTKARRELGVIPEVPFEEGVRETVRWYLENESWWRAVQSGEYLKFYDQWYSRRGRA
- a CDS encoding dTDP-4-dehydrorhamnose 3,5-epimerase family protein, translating into MIDGVTIKQLKVIPDERGRLMEIMRADDAFFSKFGQVYLTTGYPGVVKAWHYHRVQTDHFCVVKGMMKVVLYDSRDGSPTKGEVNEFFLGEHRPVLLVIPPLVYHGFKAIGTEEALLINIPTETYNYKEPDEFRVDPHKNDIPYSWERKDG